One genomic window of Spiroplasma endosymbiont of Diplazon laetatorius includes the following:
- a CDS encoding copper homeostasis protein CutC, with translation MLLEVIAKDLKDIKIINNSNANRIEFCRELKIGGLTPFLEDVIECCSYSVLPVNVIVRNTERDFFYSDEEKKEMIEQIKAIKNTKANGIVIGALNKDLTIDTDFLKQVIEIKGDLEVTFHKAFDEVKDFKKSYAILNELKINNVLTSGGKNIKDGMETLKELVSMNLDTKVLIGGGVNQDNFLELKQISDNIHVGSCVRNNSSWDELSSAEKINELLEK, from the coding sequence ATGTTATTAGAAGTGATTGCTAAAGATTTAAAGGATATAAAAATAATCAATAACTCAAATGCAAATAGAATTGAGTTTTGTAGAGAATTAAAAATAGGTGGACTAACACCTTTTTTAGAAGATGTTATTGAATGTTGTTCTTATTCTGTATTGCCAGTAAATGTAATAGTTAGAAATACAGAAAGAGACTTTTTCTACAGTGATGAAGAAAAGAAAGAAATGATTGAACAAATAAAAGCTATTAAAAATACTAAAGCCAACGGTATAGTAATTGGTGCTTTAAATAAAGATTTAACAATAGACACTGATTTTTTAAAACAAGTCATTGAAATTAAAGGTGATTTAGAAGTAACATTTCACAAGGCTTTTGATGAAGTTAAAGATTTTAAAAAATCTTATGCTATTTTAAATGAATTAAAAATAAATAATGTTCTTACAAGTGGTGGTAAAAACATTAAAGATGGTATGGAAACTTTAAAAGAATTAGTTTCAATGAATCTTGACACAAAGGTTTTAATCGGAGGAGGAGTTAATCAAGATAACTTCTTAGAATTAAAACAAATATCTGACAATATTCACGTTGGATCATGTGTTAGAAATAACTCAAGTTGAGATGAACTATCAAGTGCTGAAAAGATAAATGAATTATTGGAGAAATAA
- the metK gene encoding methionine adenosyltransferase: MRRLFTSESVSEGHPDKICDQISDAILDECLRQDPNSKVACETFVTENYLLIGGEITTKAKVDYAAIAKWVLERVGYDNQETGIDPKTCEIVVKINTQSPDIAMGVEQEEMGAGDQGIMFGYANNETSTYMPYSIQVAHDLVHIASKLRKVGAFKWAQPDMKSQVTMDYTNENNPRIETILMSIQHDADYNKEEFEKFVKSNIMDVIAKRYNLNTDFNVLINPTGRFVIGGPKGDTGLTGRKIIVDTYGGYSRHGGGAFSGKDPSKVDRSAAYMCRYAAKNMVAAKLADKLEIQVSYAIGKSEPVSVFIEAFGTNKVSMDILYKALRENFDFKVSSLIENLDLKSPVYFRTSKYGHFGKKEFNWEKLDKIRELEAYL; encoded by the coding sequence ATGAGAAGATTATTTACAAGTGAATCAGTTTCAGAAGGACATCCAGATAAGATTTGTGATCAAATAAGTGACGCAATACTTGATGAATGTTTAAGACAAGATCCAAATTCAAAAGTGGCATGTGAAACTTTTGTTACAGAAAACTACTTATTAATTGGAGGGGAAATAACAACTAAAGCTAAAGTTGATTATGCAGCAATTGCAAAATGAGTTTTAGAAAGAGTTGGTTACGATAACCAAGAAACTGGTATAGATCCAAAAACATGTGAGATTGTAGTTAAAATAAATACACAATCACCTGATATTGCTATGGGTGTTGAACAAGAAGAAATGGGAGCTGGAGACCAAGGAATTATGTTTGGTTATGCAAATAATGAAACATCTACTTATATGCCTTATTCAATCCAAGTTGCTCATGACTTAGTTCACATAGCTTCAAAGTTAAGAAAAGTTGGAGCTTTCAAGTGAGCTCAACCAGATATGAAATCACAAGTTACAATGGATTACACAAATGAAAATAACCCAAGAATTGAAACTATTTTAATGTCAATTCAACATGATGCTGATTACAACAAAGAAGAATTTGAAAAATTTGTTAAATCAAACATTATGGATGTAATTGCAAAAAGATATAATTTAAACACTGATTTCAATGTTTTAATAAATCCTACTGGTAGATTCGTTATTGGAGGACCAAAAGGAGATACTGGTCTTACAGGAAGAAAAATAATAGTAGATACTTATGGTGGATACTCACGTCACGGTGGAGGGGCTTTCTCAGGAAAAGATCCAAGTAAAGTGGATAGAAGTGCTGCTTATATGTGTAGATATGCTGCAAAAAATATGGTTGCAGCAAAACTAGCAGATAAACTAGAAATTCAAGTTAGTTATGCAATTGGTAAATCAGAACCTGTTTCTGTATTTATAGAAGCTTTTGGAACAAACAAAGTATCAATGGATATTTTATATAAAGCTTTAAGAGAAAACTTTGACTTTAAAGTTAGCTCTTTAATTGAAAATTTAGATTTAAAATCTCCAGTTTACTTCAGAACAAGTAAATACGGACATTTTGGTAAAAAAGAATTCAACTGAGAAAAACTAGATAAAATTAGAGAATTAGAGGCATATTTATAA
- a CDS encoding serine aminopeptidase domain-containing protein has protein sequence MGIWNAVWDLLSVIVYAVLGTFALIFILALIARIVKFNKLKFKKDQIVKSELIKKKMFKTSDGYELRWFGEIDQKSEYIIIGIHDMFRNRKDFDKLELWLRKTHKDKYSLVSFDQRNCGENIVDNQYHFGTTISDLREIVEEIGEKYPSLKIILLGDGFGSTIASFLSQDEKIHSIICSSMRLNNVYKKTFGFYLKLWWGTLFKANARLALPLNGSDLTDDSNFAKVIEDENTTKNSMNTRDYYLWKKANKVSVKNINNSKSKFTLIMSNTDFYCNSKNTVKYISKLEKDKYNLETVKGFKHYFLNTKNSEQIFELIIKNI, from the coding sequence ATGGGAATATGAAATGCAGTTTGAGATTTATTAAGTGTTATTGTTTATGCTGTTTTAGGTACTTTTGCTTTAATTTTCATTCTAGCTTTAATAGCTAGAATAGTTAAGTTTAATAAGCTTAAATTTAAAAAAGACCAAATAGTTAAAAGTGAACTTATTAAGAAGAAAATGTTCAAAACAAGTGATGGATATGAGCTTAGATGATTTGGTGAAATTGATCAAAAAAGTGAATATATAATAATTGGTATTCATGATATGTTTAGAAATAGAAAAGATTTTGATAAGTTAGAATTATGGTTGAGAAAAACTCATAAAGATAAATATTCTTTAGTTTCTTTTGATCAAAGAAATTGTGGTGAAAATATAGTTGATAACCAATACCACTTTGGAACTACGATATCTGATTTAAGAGAAATAGTAGAAGAGATAGGTGAAAAATACCCTAGTTTAAAAATAATCTTATTGGGAGATGGATTTGGATCGACTATAGCTTCATTTTTATCACAAGATGAAAAAATTCACAGCATAATATGTTCTTCAATGAGACTTAATAATGTATACAAAAAGACTTTTGGCTTTTATTTAAAACTTTGATGAGGAACATTATTTAAAGCAAATGCTAGGTTAGCTTTACCTTTAAATGGTTCAGATTTAACAGATGATTCTAATTTTGCAAAAGTAATAGAAGATGAAAATACAACTAAGAACTCAATGAATACAAGAGATTATTATTTATGAAAAAAAGCAAACAAAGTTAGTGTTAAGAATATAAATAATTCAAAAAGCAAATTTACACTAATAATGTCAAACACAGACTTTTACTGTAACTCTAAAAATACAGTAAAATACATTTCAAAATTAGAGAAAGATAAATATAATTTAGAAACAGTTAAAGGATTTAAGCATTATTTCTTAAATACAAAAAATTCAGAACAAATATTTGAATTAATAATTAAAAATATATAA
- a CDS encoding TIGR00282 family metallophosphoesterase — MNFLIIGDVYSKSGRDVLEKHIKSIIEENKIDFTIVNGENISHGKGINKNHYDFLKQLGVNVITTGNHVFKVKETFDFIEKVDDLLRPANMNSYNIGIGTNVYDFQGKKVRVTNLMGKSFMEHVNNPYEVMDNIIKEDNSDIHIVDFHAEASAEKLAFAWNYDGKISALVGTHTHVQTADERILPKGTAFITDLGMTGPINSIIGANPDEVIFKEKTGLPTKFIPSENEGMLCGVIISIDEKNLVKSIKRLQII, encoded by the coding sequence ATGAACTTTTTAATTATAGGAGATGTATATTCAAAATCAGGAAGAGATGTTTTAGAAAAACATATTAAATCAATTATTGAAGAAAATAAAATTGATTTCACAATTGTTAATGGAGAAAATATAAGTCACGGTAAAGGTATCAATAAGAATCATTATGATTTTTTAAAACAACTCGGTGTAAATGTAATAACTACAGGTAATCATGTATTTAAAGTAAAGGAAACTTTTGATTTTATTGAAAAAGTTGATGATCTTTTAAGACCGGCAAACATGAATTCATACAACATAGGAATTGGAACAAATGTTTATGACTTTCAAGGTAAAAAAGTAAGAGTTACTAACTTAATGGGTAAAAGTTTTATGGAACATGTTAACAATCCTTATGAGGTTATGGATAACATAATAAAAGAAGATAATTCAGACATTCATATAGTTGATTTTCACGCTGAAGCAAGTGCTGAAAAACTAGCTTTTGCATGAAATTATGACGGTAAAATATCTGCTTTAGTTGGAACACACACTCACGTTCAAACAGCTGACGAAAGAATACTTCCTAAAGGAACTGCTTTTATAACAGATTTAGGTATGACAGGACCTATAAACTCTATAATCGGAGCAAATCCAGATGAAGTTATCTTTAAAGAAAAAACTGGATTACCAACAAAGTTCATACCATCAGAAAATGAAGGAATGTTATGTGGTGTTATAATATCAATTGATGAAAAAAATCTAGTTAAATCAATTAAAAGATTACAAATTATTTAG
- the ylxM gene encoding YlxM family DNA-binding protein, with the protein MINQDIQKTANLAELYDYYKNLLTEKQSQYFELYFFEDLTLQEIAEEFGVSRNAVYDSINKTSSSLLDLEEKLNLKAKNSKIKDILDKAKTNNVSIDELIVEVEKNL; encoded by the coding sequence ATGATAAACCAAGATATACAAAAAACTGCCAACTTAGCTGAACTATATGACTATTACAAAAATTTATTAACTGAAAAACAATCACAATATTTTGAATTATATTTTTTCGAAGACCTTACTTTACAAGAAATTGCGGAGGAATTTGGTGTTTCTAGAAATGCCGTTTATGACAGCATAAACAAAACATCTTCATCTTTATTAGATTTAGAAGAAAAATTAAATTTGAAAGCTAAAAACTCTAAAATAAAAGATATTTTAGATAAAGCAAAAACCAACAATGTATCAATTGATGAATTGATAGTAGAAGTGGAGAAAAATTTATAA
- the ftsY gene encoding signal recognition particle-docking protein FtsY, with protein sequence MGFWNNLKQRREVKKIQKKHKKDHKNTLTFSNDIKKLSKSYKEPNSDFFEELENILIKTDMGMKMVLEISNRVQKKSKPKHSFEEIKEILVEEIYETYTDSGKFKTELNYKDNRLNVFIMVGVNGVGKTTSIAKIANYYSNMGKKVLIAAADTFRAGAVEQLQEWCDKRLKNVDLIKSTNGSKDPASVVFDGIKKASEEKYDLLLIDTAGRLQNKDNLMKELEKMTKIIQKSVTDGPHERLLVIDAQTGQNGISQAKVFAETTNVSGIVLTKMDGTSKGGIALAIKDILNIPVKLIGTGETVDDIEEFDVDNYIWDLTSDFMENK encoded by the coding sequence ATGGGATTTTGAAATAATTTAAAACAAAGAAGAGAAGTTAAAAAAATACAAAAAAAACATAAAAAGGACCACAAAAATACACTAACTTTTTCAAATGATATTAAAAAACTAAGTAAAAGTTACAAAGAACCAAATTCAGATTTTTTTGAAGAATTAGAAAATATACTTATTAAAACAGATATGGGTATGAAAATGGTTCTTGAAATATCAAATAGAGTGCAAAAAAAATCTAAGCCAAAACATTCTTTTGAAGAAATAAAAGAAATATTGGTTGAAGAAATTTATGAAACATATACAGATAGTGGTAAGTTCAAGACTGAATTAAACTATAAAGATAATAGATTAAATGTATTTATAATGGTTGGTGTTAACGGGGTTGGTAAAACAACAAGTATAGCTAAAATAGCAAACTATTATTCAAATATGGGTAAAAAAGTTCTTATTGCAGCAGCAGATACTTTTAGAGCTGGTGCTGTTGAGCAGTTACAAGAATGATGCGATAAAAGACTGAAAAATGTTGATTTAATTAAATCCACAAATGGATCAAAAGATCCTGCAAGTGTAGTTTTTGATGGTATTAAAAAAGCAAGTGAAGAAAAATATGACTTATTATTAATAGATACTGCTGGAAGACTTCAAAACAAAGATAACTTAATGAAAGAACTTGAAAAGATGACAAAAATCATACAAAAAAGTGTGACAGATGGTCCTCATGAAAGATTACTAGTTATTGACGCTCAAACAGGACAAAATGGTATAAGCCAAGCAAAAGTTTTTGCTGAAACAACAAATGTAAGTGGAATAGTTCTTACAAAAATGGATGGAACAAGCAAGGGTGGAATAGCACTTGCTATTAAAGATATTTTAAATATACCTGTTAAATTAATCGGAACCGGCGAAACTGTAGATGATATAGAAGAATTTGATGTTGATAATTATATTTGAGATTTAACATCTGATTTTATGGAAAACAAATAG
- the phoU gene encoding phosphate signaling complex protein PhoU has translation MSYNKILDNDIKSIKRELIRLVESTKSQYANTFESLKSQNLELAKEVVDGDLKINDLQNSFTKMALWKIAKQQMVAGDLRLAVGGVLISREIERIADVAKHICAFTLKYNPEPIEIEYISKMFDLVNTMLNIVSSLIENYDNDQHQKVLKTEEQLSIEFSNLSNTLAARNFEAKNQTESKKIITIVRQLKNLERAGECLINIEETLQFIRTGKFEELQETIINNLEPNK, from the coding sequence ATGTCATACAATAAAATATTAGATAATGATATCAAAAGTATTAAACGTGAATTGATAAGATTAGTTGAATCAACAAAGTCTCAATATGCAAATACATTCGAATCTCTTAAATCACAAAATTTAGAATTAGCTAAAGAAGTAGTTGATGGAGATTTAAAAATAAACGACCTACAAAATAGTTTTACTAAAATGGCTTTATGAAAAATTGCAAAGCAACAAATGGTTGCTGGAGACTTAAGATTAGCTGTTGGGGGAGTTTTAATAAGTCGTGAAATTGAAAGAATTGCTGACGTTGCAAAACACATTTGTGCATTTACATTAAAATATAATCCAGAACCAATTGAAATTGAATATATTTCAAAAATGTTTGATTTAGTAAATACAATGTTAAACATAGTTTCATCATTGATTGAAAACTACGACAACGATCAACATCAAAAAGTTTTAAAAACAGAAGAACAATTAAGTATCGAGTTTTCAAATTTATCAAATACTTTAGCTGCAAGAAACTTTGAAGCTAAAAATCAAACAGAGTCTAAAAAAATTATCACTATTGTTAGACAATTAAAAAACCTTGAAAGAGCAGGGGAGTGTTTAATTAATATTGAAGAAACATTACAATTTATTAGAACTGGTAAGTTTGAAGAACTTCAAGAAACTATAATTAACAATTTAGAACCAAATAAATAA
- the pstB gene encoding phosphate ABC transporter ATP-binding protein PstB, producing the protein MGIDKTIDNEISTTGELELLTEEKIFQKPKKLPLKQRPNVIEVEDFNFYYNGGSKQALFDINMNVKENTVTAFIGPSGCGKSTLLRSINRMNDLVDNIAIDGAIKVHGKDVYEKGTDVVKLRTEVGMVFQKANPFPMSIYDNVAFGPRNQGITDKNALNQIVEDSLKKAALWDDVKEYLRDSALGLSGGQQQRLCIARAIAMRPKILLMDEPTSALDPIATLKVEELILKLKNEYTIVIVTHSMAQATRVSDYTAFFLQGELIEHDRTKKIFTNPKNQKTEDYISGRFG; encoded by the coding sequence ATGGGAATAGATAAAACAATAGATAATGAAATTTCAACTACAGGTGAGCTTGAGCTTCTAACTGAAGAAAAGATATTTCAAAAACCTAAAAAATTACCTTTAAAACAAAGACCTAATGTAATAGAAGTTGAAGATTTTAATTTCTATTATAACGGTGGTTCTAAACAAGCATTGTTTGATATAAACATGAATGTTAAAGAAAATACAGTTACTGCATTTATTGGTCCTTCTGGTTGTGGTAAATCAACTTTATTAAGATCAATCAACAGAATGAATGATCTAGTTGATAATATTGCAATCGATGGAGCAATAAAAGTACACGGTAAAGATGTTTACGAAAAAGGAACTGATGTTGTTAAATTAAGAACAGAAGTAGGAATGGTTTTCCAAAAAGCGAATCCATTCCCTATGTCAATCTATGACAACGTTGCATTCGGTCCAAGAAACCAAGGAATCACTGATAAGAATGCTTTAAATCAAATAGTTGAAGATTCACTTAAAAAAGCAGCTCTTTGAGATGATGTAAAAGAATACTTAAGAGATTCAGCGCTAGGTTTAAGTGGAGGACAACAACAAAGGTTATGTATAGCAAGAGCTATTGCTATGAGACCAAAAATTTTGTTAATGGATGAGCCAACTAGTGCATTAGATCCAATTGCAACATTGAAAGTTGAAGAACTTATTTTAAAACTTAAAAACGAATATACAATAGTAATAGTAACTCACTCAATGGCACAAGCCACAAGAGTAAGTGACTATACTGCATTCTTCTTACAAGGAGAATTAATCGAACACGACAGAACTAAGAAAATATTTACAAATCCAAAAAATCAAAAAACAGAAGACTACATTTCAGGAAGATTCGGATAG
- the pstA gene encoding phosphate ABC transporter permease PstA, with the protein MLKTNAKSLPKAKASKMDLTTKFSIIFITTVVLLILAILVGFILYKSVPLFSEFSFFKFLFSGDWSPGKDESQTASYGLGKIILSTLMMMFITLLFAIPLTIFSSLFITEYLKNKTKKFVVTVIQLLAGIPSVVFGLFALDQIGPIFVAMGAPSSGNMMTASFTLAFMALPTMITLSINAIEAVPEGHRYASLGLGMTKEKTTFGVVLVSAMPKIITAIITGVARIIGETMAVILIAGNSTKGLNTDDGFFGFIFSSIRTLAGTIGLEMLENHGTTHESALYAIGLVLFIIVIVINLLIIAVGNINKKKTKSIKNIKHKKLKIRNNDYEYDSHNLNILVQTYTEKRFGKKVESAILNFFMISSTAIIIGFTSWILLTVTIKGIGGFDATAFVEIEGQRSGIFALIFTTILLVMATIIFAIPLALTVAIYLAEYAHKDSKFAKVIRFAINVLASTPSIVFGVFGLSLFVVAMGIPMSVFAASLTMTMVIMPSMITSFEDSITSVPSLYKEAAYGMGMTKTGVLFKVVIPNATKGLVTGTILSVARIIGESAPVYLTLGTSVRMPSEGFFSSGATLTTQIYMMASEGNNPHTLGVAYQIALVTIFLVLGLNFLSKYIGVKLNPIHKKIPFKVKFKAWIGLFAWTNIKKVAKKTKKDTISIYKKWISIFNFKKMKIHFKNAKTRNNVIKTIKTEAKNKTKQEIKVKVNEKED; encoded by the coding sequence ATGCTTAAAACTAACGCAAAAAGCCTCCCTAAAGCAAAGGCTTCTAAAATGGATTTAACCACAAAGTTTTCAATTATCTTTATTACTACTGTTGTATTGTTAATTTTAGCTATATTAGTAGGATTCATTTTATATAAATCTGTTCCTCTATTTAGTGAATTTTCATTCTTCAAATTTTTATTCTCAGGAGATTGATCTCCAGGAAAAGATGAAAGTCAAACTGCAAGTTATGGGCTTGGTAAAATAATATTATCAACTCTAATGATGATGTTTATAACATTGTTATTTGCAATACCTTTAACAATATTTAGTTCTTTATTTATAACTGAATATCTAAAAAACAAAACAAAAAAATTCGTTGTTACAGTTATTCAATTGTTAGCCGGTATTCCTTCTGTTGTATTTGGTTTATTTGCATTAGATCAAATAGGGCCAATATTTGTTGCAATGGGAGCTCCGTCAAGTGGTAATATGATGACAGCAAGTTTTACTCTTGCTTTTATGGCTTTACCAACAATGATTACTTTATCAATTAATGCTATTGAAGCCGTTCCTGAAGGGCATAGATATGCTTCTTTAGGTTTAGGTATGACAAAAGAAAAAACTACTTTTGGAGTAGTGCTAGTTTCTGCTATGCCAAAAATTATTACAGCAATAATTACAGGTGTTGCAAGAATAATTGGAGAAACTATGGCAGTTATTTTAATTGCTGGTAACTCTACAAAAGGATTGAATACAGATGATGGATTTTTTGGATTTATTTTCTCTTCAATTAGAACTCTAGCAGGAACAATTGGTTTGGAGATGCTAGAAAATCATGGAACTACTCATGAATCGGCTTTATATGCTATTGGTTTAGTTCTATTTATTATTGTTATAGTTATTAACTTATTGATAATAGCTGTAGGAAATATTAATAAAAAGAAAACAAAATCAATAAAAAACATAAAACATAAAAAATTAAAAATTAGAAATAATGATTATGAATATGATAGTCATAATTTAAATATTTTAGTTCAAACATATACTGAAAAAAGATTTGGTAAAAAAGTTGAAAGTGCAATTTTAAACTTCTTTATGATATCTTCAACTGCAATAATAATTGGATTTACAAGTTGAATTTTATTAACGGTTACAATAAAAGGTATTGGTGGATTTGATGCCACAGCATTTGTTGAAATTGAAGGTCAAAGAAGTGGTATTTTTGCATTAATATTTACAACAATATTACTTGTTATGGCAACTATAATTTTTGCAATACCTTTAGCTTTAACTGTTGCTATATATTTAGCTGAATATGCACATAAAGATAGTAAGTTTGCAAAAGTAATAAGATTTGCAATTAATGTTTTAGCATCAACACCAAGTATTGTATTTGGGGTATTTGGTCTAAGTTTATTTGTTGTTGCTATGGGTATTCCTATGTCTGTTTTTGCAGCAAGTTTAACAATGACAATGGTTATAATGCCTTCAATGATTACCTCATTTGAAGATTCAATAACTTCAGTTCCTTCTTTATATAAAGAAGCTGCTTATGGAATGGGTATGACAAAAACAGGAGTTCTGTTTAAAGTTGTTATACCAAATGCCACAAAAGGTCTTGTTACTGGAACTATTTTATCTGTTGCTAGAATTATTGGAGAATCAGCTCCAGTTTATCTAACACTGGGAACATCTGTTAGAATGCCAAGTGAAGGTTTCTTCTCATCAGGAGCAACTTTAACTACACAAATCTATATGATGGCATCAGAAGGAAATAATCCACACACACTTGGGGTAGCTTATCAAATAGCGCTAGTAACTATATTCCTTGTTTTAGGATTAAACTTCTTAAGTAAATACATTGGAGTTAAACTAAATCCAATACATAAAAAAATACCATTTAAAGTTAAGTTTAAGGCTTGAATTGGTTTATTTGCTTGAACAAATATTAAAAAAGTTGCTAAAAAAACTAAGAAGGATACTATATCGATCTACAAAAAATGAATTTCTATATTCAACTTTAAGAAAATGAAAATACATTTTAAAAATGCTAAAACACGAAATAATGTTATAAAAACAATTAAAACTGAAGCAAAAAACAAAACAAAACAAGAAATTAAAGTAAAAGTTAATGAAAAGGAGGACTAG
- the ptsS gene encoding phosphate ABC transporter substrate-binding protein: MSKKISIILLVFLSTILGLWIWSIAVPKNSIILGGSTSVNPFMQKLTKKYYDTDEGKDFIYNSTGSQAGVGGVEKDMYSAGFISKDINSGTLTKGNTFLDMCNDKQTEPNNGIKKCAYTSGEIPHSENLRKDSYVALEFAIDAIGIIYNAPAYWDEPVKYGVNDEKSITLNDIANFNIKTSDKNKVDGKKLLAEIYSGKKQWKEIATVLISPYNNGEGEFDQQIYNGFTQLINKQPGIKLVTFTREDGSGTRSAFSDLTGVKDMSSSNVVNSNGSMIENMQRAPSLGYVSNAFLTQLNDDGPIKLAGIDEYKLPIGKGNKPQEWKDETHEWEKMEIETEDFIKTDYTFKRPFIAIFNTHTKKIEELMKLFDFMNSDKSNEVFESEGLVKDMNYQSLDGGAYA, encoded by the coding sequence ATGAGTAAGAAAATAAGCATAATATTATTGGTTTTTTTATCAACAATATTAGGTCTATGAATATGAAGTATTGCAGTACCTAAAAACTCAATAATTTTAGGTGGCAGTACAAGTGTGAACCCGTTCATGCAAAAACTTACAAAAAAATATTATGATACTGATGAAGGTAAAGACTTTATCTACAACTCAACAGGTAGTCAAGCTGGTGTTGGAGGAGTAGAAAAAGATATGTATTCAGCTGGATTCATTTCTAAAGACATTAATAGTGGTACTTTAACAAAAGGTAACACTTTTTTGGATATGTGTAATGATAAACAAACAGAGCCAAATAATGGTATAAAAAAATGTGCTTATACAAGTGGTGAAATACCACACAGTGAAAATCTAAGAAAAGATTCATATGTTGCTTTAGAATTCGCAATAGATGCAATAGGTATAATTTATAATGCTCCTGCTTATTGAGATGAACCGGTCAAATATGGTGTTAATGATGAAAAATCAATAACATTAAATGATATAGCTAATTTCAATATAAAAACTTCAGATAAAAATAAAGTAGATGGTAAAAAATTACTTGCTGAAATTTATAGTGGTAAAAAACAATGAAAAGAGATAGCTACAGTTTTAATATCTCCATATAATAATGGCGAAGGTGAATTTGATCAACAAATATACAATGGTTTCACTCAATTGATTAATAAACAACCAGGAATTAAATTAGTGACATTCACAAGAGAAGATGGATCAGGAACAAGATCTGCTTTTAGTGACCTAACTGGTGTAAAAGATATGTCATCTTCTAATGTTGTTAACTCAAATGGTTCAATGATAGAAAATATGCAAAGAGCTCCAAGTCTTGGTTATGTATCTAATGCATTTTTAACTCAATTAAATGATGATGGACCTATAAAATTAGCTGGAATAGATGAATATAAATTGCCTATTGGTAAAGGTAATAAACCTCAAGAATGAAAAGATGAAACTCATGAATGGGAAAAAATGGAAATAGAAACTGAGGATTTTATTAAAACTGATTATACCTTCAAAAGACCTTTTATAGCAATTTTTAATACTCATACTAAAAAAATTGAAGAATTAATGAAATTATTTGATTTTATGAATAGTGATAAATCTAATGAAGTCTTTGAAAGTGAAGGTCTTGTAAAAGACATGAATTATCAAAGTCTTGATGGAGGTGCTTATGCTTAA